The following are encoded in a window of Bradyrhizobium sp. WBOS07 genomic DNA:
- the rplL gene encoding 50S ribosomal protein L7/L12, giving the protein MADLQKIVDDLSSLTVLEAAELAKLLEEKWGVSAAAAVAVAGPAGGGAAAAPAEEKTEFTVVLASAGDKKIEVIKEVRAITGLGLKEAKDLVEGAPKPLKEGVNKEEADKIKAQLEKAGAKVELK; this is encoded by the coding sequence ATGGCTGACTTGCAGAAGATCGTTGACGACCTCTCGAGCCTCACCGTGCTCGAAGCTGCTGAACTGGCGAAGCTCCTCGAAGAGAAGTGGGGCGTTTCGGCTGCCGCGGCCGTCGCCGTGGCCGGCCCGGCTGGCGGTGGCGCTGCTGCCGCCCCGGCGGAAGAGAAGACCGAGTTCACGGTCGTTCTCGCCAGCGCCGGCGACAAGAAGATCGAGGTCATCAAGGAAGTCCGCGCCATCACCGGTCTCGGCCTGAAGGAAGCAAAGGACCTCGTCGAGGGTGCTCCGAAGCCGCTGAAGGAAGGCGTGAACAAGGAAGAGGCCGACAAGATCAAGGCCCAGCTCGAGAAGGCTGGCGCCAAGGTCGAGCTCAAGTAG
- the rpoC gene encoding DNA-directed RNA polymerase subunit beta': protein MNQEIMNLFNPTTPAQVFDQIRISIASPEKILSWSYGEIKKPETINYRTFKPERDGLFCARIFGPIKDYECLCGKYKRMKYKGIICEKCSVEVTLSRVRRERMGHIELAAPVAHIWFLKSLPSRIGLLLDMTLKDLERILYFEYYVVLEPGLTALKDRQLLSEDEYLKAQDEYGQDSFTAMIGAEAIRELLKGMDLEKLEASLRVEMQETDSDIKHKKLAKRLKIVEAFRHSGNKPEWMIMTVVPVIPPDLRPLVPLDGGRFATSDLNDLYRRVINRNNRLKRLMELRAPDIIIRNEKRMLQEAVDALFDNGRRGRVITGANKRPLKSLADMLKGKQGRFRQNLLGKRVDYSGRSVIVVGPELRLHQCGLPKKMALELFKPFIYSRLDAKGLSTTVKQAKKLVEKERPEVWDILDEVIREHPVLLNRAPTLHRLGIQAFEPVLIEGKAIQLHPLVCSAFNADFDGDQMAVHVPLSLEAQLEARVLMMSTNNILHPANGQPIIVPSQDIVLGLYYVSIMREGLPGEGKIFGDMAELEHALHAKVIHLHTKIKYRWQGMDETGKVSTRWIETTAGRVMLGNLLPKNPRISYEIINKLMTKREISGVIDQVYRHCGQKETVIFCDRIMALGFYNAFKAGISFGKDDMVVPHGKWKIVDTTRTLAKDFEQQYNDGLITHGEKYNKVVDAWSKATEEIAKAMMKEISSTKKTASGADADINSIYMMAHSGARGSPAQMRQLAGMRGLMAKPSGEIIETPIISNFKEGLSVLEYFNSTHGARKGLADTALKTANSGYLTRRLVDVAQDCIITQSDCGTKLGIKMRAIVDAGTVVASLGSRILGRTACEDIRDSSGKVIIKRDTLMEESHLDAIQQGGVQEVKIRSALTCELVNGICGKCYGRDLARGTPVNHGEAVGVIAAQSIGEPGTQLTMRTFHIGGAAQLNEQSFVEANFDGKIVIRNKAIARNSEGHLIAMVRNMVVAIVDADGTERATHRVQYGSRLHVDEGDMVKRGQRIVEWDPYTRPLLTEVEGTIGFEDLVEGQSISETLDEATGIAKRVVIDWRSTRGGSDLRPAIVVKGKDGKVLKLARGGDARYMLSVDAILSVDVGAKVNPGDILARVSTESAKTRDITGGLPRVAELFEARRPKDAAIIAEIAGTIRFGRDYKNKRRISIEPMDKTDEPREYLIPKGKHIHLQDGDVVEKGDFIVEGNPAPHDILAVKGIEELAAYLVNEIQEVYRLQGVLINDKHIEVIVRQMLQKVEVTDQGDTDMISGEQVDKIEFDALNEKAKEEGKKPATGTPVLLGITKASLQTRSFFSAASFQETTRVLTEAAVNGKVDPLEGLKENVIVGRLIPAGTGASMAKIREVAMKRDKLILDEREKQAAVVSPAPEAELPALPPAE from the coding sequence ATGAACCAAGAAATTATGAATCTCTTCAACCCGACGACGCCGGCTCAGGTCTTCGACCAGATCCGGATCTCGATCGCGTCTCCAGAGAAGATTCTGTCCTGGTCCTACGGCGAGATCAAGAAGCCGGAGACCATCAACTACCGCACCTTCAAGCCCGAGCGCGACGGCCTGTTCTGCGCCCGCATCTTCGGGCCGATCAAGGACTACGAGTGCTTGTGCGGCAAGTACAAGCGCATGAAGTACAAGGGCATCATCTGCGAGAAGTGCTCGGTCGAGGTCACGCTGTCGCGCGTCCGGCGCGAGCGCATGGGCCATATCGAGCTCGCAGCCCCGGTCGCCCACATCTGGTTCCTGAAGTCGCTGCCCTCGCGCATCGGCCTTCTGCTGGACATGACGCTGAAGGATCTCGAGCGGATCCTCTACTTCGAATATTACGTCGTGCTCGAGCCGGGTCTCACCGCTCTCAAGGACCGTCAGCTGCTGTCGGAAGACGAGTATCTGAAGGCGCAGGACGAATACGGCCAGGACAGCTTCACCGCCATGATCGGCGCCGAAGCGATCCGCGAGCTGCTCAAGGGCATGGACCTCGAGAAGCTGGAGGCTTCGCTCCGCGTCGAGATGCAGGAGACCGACTCCGACATCAAGCACAAGAAGCTCGCCAAGCGCCTCAAGATCGTGGAAGCGTTCCGCCACTCCGGCAACAAGCCGGAATGGATGATCATGACCGTGGTCCCGGTGATTCCGCCGGACCTGCGTCCGCTGGTGCCGCTCGACGGCGGCCGCTTCGCGACCTCGGACCTCAACGACCTCTATCGCCGCGTCATCAACCGCAACAACCGCTTGAAGCGGCTGATGGAGCTGCGCGCGCCCGACATCATCATCCGCAACGAGAAGCGCATGCTTCAGGAAGCGGTCGATGCGCTGTTCGACAACGGCCGCCGCGGCCGCGTCATCACGGGCGCCAACAAGCGCCCGCTGAAGTCGCTCGCCGACATGCTCAAGGGCAAGCAGGGCCGCTTCCGCCAGAACCTGCTCGGCAAGCGCGTCGACTATTCGGGCCGTTCGGTGATCGTGGTCGGTCCCGAGCTGCGCCTGCATCAGTGCGGCCTGCCGAAGAAGATGGCGCTCGAGCTGTTCAAGCCGTTCATCTATTCGCGGCTCGACGCCAAGGGCCTGTCCACCACGGTGAAGCAGGCCAAGAAGCTGGTCGAGAAGGAGCGGCCCGAGGTCTGGGACATTCTGGATGAGGTGATCCGCGAGCATCCGGTGCTGCTCAACCGCGCGCCGACGCTGCATCGCCTCGGCATCCAGGCGTTCGAGCCGGTGCTGATCGAGGGCAAGGCAATCCAGCTTCACCCGCTGGTCTGCTCGGCGTTCAACGCCGACTTCGACGGCGACCAGATGGCCGTCCACGTTCCGCTGTCGCTCGAAGCGCAGCTGGAAGCGCGCGTCCTGATGATGTCGACCAACAACATCCTGCATCCGGCCAACGGTCAGCCGATCATCGTGCCGTCGCAGGACATCGTGCTCGGCCTGTACTACGTCTCGATCATGCGCGAAGGCCTGCCCGGCGAGGGCAAGATCTTCGGCGACATGGCCGAGCTCGAGCACGCCCTGCACGCGAAGGTCATTCACCTCCACACCAAGATCAAGTACCGGTGGCAGGGCATGGACGAGACCGGCAAGGTCTCGACGCGCTGGATCGAGACCACCGCCGGTCGCGTCATGCTCGGCAACCTGCTGCCGAAGAACCCGCGGATTTCGTACGAGATCATCAACAAGCTGATGACCAAGCGCGAGATCTCGGGCGTGATCGACCAGGTCTACCGTCACTGCGGTCAGAAGGAGACGGTGATCTTCTGCGACCGCATCATGGCGCTCGGCTTCTACAACGCGTTCAAGGCCGGTATCTCGTTCGGCAAGGACGACATGGTCGTGCCGCACGGCAAGTGGAAGATCGTCGACACCACCCGTACGCTGGCGAAGGATTTCGAGCAGCAGTACAACGACGGTCTGATCACCCACGGCGAGAAGTACAACAAGGTCGTCGACGCCTGGTCGAAGGCCACGGAAGAAATCGCCAAGGCGATGATGAAGGAGATCTCCTCGACCAAGAAGACGGCGAGCGGGGCCGATGCCGACATCAACTCGATCTACATGATGGCTCATTCCGGTGCCCGCGGTTCGCCGGCCCAGATGCGCCAGCTCGCCGGCATGCGCGGCCTGATGGCCAAGCCGTCGGGCGAGATCATCGAGACGCCGATCATCTCGAACTTCAAGGAAGGCCTCTCGGTGCTCGAGTACTTCAACTCGACCCACGGCGCCCGCAAGGGCCTCGCGGACACCGCGTTGAAGACCGCCAACTCCGGCTACCTGACCCGTCGTCTGGTCGACGTCGCGCAGGACTGCATCATCACGCAGAGCGACTGCGGCACCAAGCTCGGCATCAAGATGCGCGCCATCGTCGATGCCGGCACCGTGGTCGCTTCGCTGGGCTCGCGCATCCTCGGACGCACGGCCTGCGAAGACATCCGTGACAGTTCCGGCAAGGTGATCATCAAGCGCGACACGCTGATGGAAGAGAGCCATCTGGACGCCATCCAGCAGGGTGGCGTGCAGGAGGTGAAGATCCGCTCGGCGCTGACCTGCGAGCTCGTCAACGGCATCTGCGGCAAGTGCTACGGCCGCGACCTCGCCCGCGGCACGCCGGTCAACCACGGCGAAGCCGTCGGCGTCATCGCGGCGCAGTCGATCGGCGAGCCGGGCACCCAGCTCACCATGCGCACCTTCCACATCGGCGGTGCGGCGCAGCTCAACGAGCAGTCCTTCGTCGAAGCCAACTTCGACGGCAAGATCGTGATCAGGAACAAGGCCATCGCCCGCAACAGCGAAGGCCACCTGATCGCGATGGTGCGCAACATGGTGGTGGCGATCGTCGATGCCGACGGCACCGAGCGTGCGACGCACCGCGTCCAGTACGGCTCGCGCCTGCACGTCGACGAGGGCGACATGGTCAAGCGCGGCCAGCGCATCGTCGAGTGGGATCCCTACACCCGTCCGCTGCTCACCGAAGTCGAAGGTACCATCGGCTTCGAGGATCTGGTCGAGGGGCAGTCGATCTCGGAAACGCTCGACGAGGCCACCGGTATCGCCAAGCGCGTGGTCATCGACTGGCGCTCGACCCGCGGCGGCTCGGACCTGCGTCCGGCCATCGTGGTCAAGGGCAAGGACGGCAAGGTGCTCAAGCTCGCCCGTGGCGGCGATGCCCGCTACATGCTGTCGGTCGACGCCATTCTCTCGGTCGACGTCGGAGCCAAGGTCAATCCGGGCGACATCCTCGCCCGTGTCTCGACCGAAAGCGCCAAGACGCGTGACATCACCGGCGGTCTGCCGCGGGTGGCGGAGCTGTTCGAGGCACGGCGTCCGAAGGATGCGGCGATCATCGCCGAGATCGCGGGCACCATCCGGTTCGGGCGCGACTACAAGAACAAGCGCCGCATCTCGATCGAGCCAATGGACAAGACCGACGAGCCGCGCGAGTACCTGATCCCGAAGGGCAAGCACATCCACCTTCAGGACGGCGACGTCGTCGAAAAGGGCGACTTCATCGTCGAAGGCAACCCGGCGCCGCACGACATTCTCGCGGTCAAGGGCATCGAGGAACTCGCGGCCTATCTGGTCAACGAGATCCAGGAGGTCTACCGGCTCCAGGGCGTGCTCATCAACGACAAGCACATCGAGGTGATTGTCCGTCAGATGCTACAGAAGGTGGAAGTCACCGACCAGGGCGATACGGACATGATCTCGGGCGAGCAGGTCGACAAGATCGAGTTCGACGCCTTGAACGAGAAGGCCAAGGAAGAGGGCAAGA
- the rpoB gene encoding DNA-directed RNA polymerase subunit beta, with protein MAQQTFTGRKRVRKFFGHIKEVAEMPNLIEVQKASYDQFLMVDEPQGGRLDEGLQAVFRSVFPISDFSGTSMLEFVRYEFEQPKYDVDECRQRGMTFAAPLKVTLRLIVFDIDEETGAKSVKDIKEQDVYMGDIPLMTMNGTFIVNGTERVIVSQMHRSPGVFFDHDKGKTHSSGKLLFAARVIPYRGSWLDIEFDAKDIVYARIDRRRKIPVTSLMFALGLDGEAILSTFYKKILYKRTKEGWRVPFDANRFRGYSTVNDLIDADTGKVVLEAGKKLTVRAARQLQEKGLKALRMSDEELVGNYVAEDLVNPKTGEIHAEAGEEITDKLMKSLNEQGYKELPLLDIDHVNVGPYIRNTLSADKNMTREDALFDIYRVMRPGEPPTLDSAQAMFQSLFFDAERYDLSAVGRVKMNMRLDLDAPDTQRTLRKEDILSVIKTLVDLRDGKGEIDDIDHLGNRRVRSVGELMENQYRIGLLRMERAIKERMSSVDIDTVMPQDLINAKPAAAAVREFFGSSQLSQFMDQTNPLSEITHKRRLSALGPGGLTRERAGFEVRDVHPTHYGRICPIETPEGPNIGLINSLATFARVNKYGFVETPYRKVKDGRVTDEVVYLSAMEEGRYTVAQANVPLDPKGRFTEDLVVCRHAGEVLPVTPDKVDYMDVSPKQLVSVAAALIPFLENDDANRALMGSNMQRQAVPLVRAEAPFVGTGMEGVVARDSGAAIAARRSGVIDQIDATRVVIRATEDLDPTKSGVDIYRLMKYQRSNQSTCINQRPLVKVGDIVKKGDIIADGPSTDLGELALGRNVLVAFMPWNGYNFEDSILLSERIVKEDVFTSIHIEEFEVMARDTKLGPEEITRDIPNVSEEALKNLDEAGIVYIGAEVRAGDILVGKITPKGESPMTPEEKLLRAIFGEKASDVRDTSLRVPPGVQGTIVEVRVFNRHGVDKDERALAIEREEIERLAKDRDDEQAILDRNVYNRLAELLEGRQGIAGPKGFKKDTKITRAVLEEYPKSQWWLFASPNDKLMAEIEAMRKQYDESKKGLEQRFLDKVEKLQRGDELPPGVMKMVKVFVAVKRKIQPGDKMAGRHGNKGVVSKIVPIEDMPFLEDGTHADIVLNPLGVPSRMNVGQILETHLGWACAGLGKRIGQTVDAYLSKQDIKPLKETLKKVYGDDETIKSLNDNELIELGHNLSRGVPIATPVFDGAKEADIEEMLKLAGLDASGQSTVYDGRTGDPFDRKVTVGYIYMLKLHHLVDDKIHARSIGPYSLVTQQPLGGKAQFGGQRFGEMEVWALEAYGAAYTLQEMLTVKSDDVAGRTKVYEAIVRGDDTFEAGIPESFNVLVKEMRSLGLNVDLHNSKVGPAPTSEAAE; from the coding sequence ATGGCGCAGCAGACATTCACCGGTCGCAAACGCGTTCGCAAGTTCTTCGGACACATCAAGGAAGTTGCCGAGATGCCGAACCTCATCGAGGTTCAGAAGGCGTCCTATGACCAGTTCCTGATGGTCGATGAACCCCAGGGCGGCCGTCTCGACGAGGGTCTGCAGGCGGTGTTCCGCTCGGTGTTTCCGATCTCCGATTTCTCGGGCACCTCGATGCTGGAATTCGTCCGCTACGAGTTCGAGCAGCCGAAATACGACGTCGACGAGTGCCGTCAGCGCGGCATGACCTTCGCGGCTCCCCTCAAGGTGACGCTGCGCCTCATCGTGTTCGATATCGACGAGGAAACCGGCGCGAAGTCGGTGAAGGACATCAAGGAGCAGGACGTCTACATGGGCGACATCCCGCTCATGACGATGAACGGCACCTTCATCGTCAACGGCACCGAGCGCGTCATCGTCTCGCAGATGCATCGCTCGCCCGGCGTGTTCTTCGACCACGACAAGGGCAAGACCCACTCCTCGGGCAAGCTGCTGTTCGCCGCCCGCGTGATCCCGTATCGCGGCTCCTGGCTCGACATCGAGTTCGACGCCAAGGACATCGTCTATGCGCGTATCGACCGTCGCCGCAAGATTCCGGTGACGTCGCTGATGTTCGCCCTCGGCCTCGACGGCGAGGCGATCCTGTCCACGTTCTACAAGAAGATCCTCTACAAGAGGACCAAGGAAGGCTGGCGCGTTCCGTTCGACGCTAACCGTTTCCGCGGCTACTCGACCGTCAACGACCTGATCGATGCCGACACCGGCAAGGTCGTGCTCGAGGCCGGCAAGAAGCTCACCGTCCGTGCCGCTCGCCAGCTCCAGGAGAAGGGGCTGAAGGCGCTGCGCATGTCCGACGAGGAGCTGGTCGGCAACTACGTCGCCGAGGACCTCGTCAATCCGAAGACGGGCGAGATTCACGCCGAAGCCGGTGAGGAGATCACCGACAAGCTGATGAAGTCGCTCAACGAGCAGGGCTACAAGGAGCTGCCGCTGCTCGACATCGACCACGTCAATGTCGGCCCCTATATCCGCAACACGCTCTCGGCCGACAAGAACATGACGCGCGAGGACGCGCTGTTCGACATCTACCGCGTGATGCGTCCGGGCGAGCCGCCGACGCTGGATTCGGCGCAGGCCATGTTCCAGTCGCTGTTCTTCGATGCCGAACGCTACGACCTCTCCGCGGTCGGCCGCGTCAAGATGAACATGCGCCTCGACCTCGATGCGCCGGACACCCAGCGCACGCTGCGCAAGGAAGACATCCTCTCCGTCATCAAGACGCTGGTGGACCTGCGCGACGGCAAGGGCGAGATCGACGACATCGACCATCTCGGCAACCGCCGCGTGCGCTCGGTCGGCGAGCTCATGGAGAACCAGTACCGCATCGGCCTGTTGCGCATGGAGCGCGCGATCAAGGAGCGCATGTCCTCGGTCGACATCGACACGGTCATGCCGCAGGACCTGATCAACGCCAAGCCGGCGGCTGCCGCCGTGCGCGAGTTCTTCGGCTCCTCGCAGCTCTCGCAGTTCATGGACCAGACCAACCCGCTCAGCGAGATCACCCACAAGCGCCGCCTGTCGGCGCTTGGACCGGGCGGTCTGACCCGCGAGCGCGCCGGCTTCGAGGTGCGCGACGTGCATCCGACGCATTACGGCCGCATCTGCCCGATCGAGACGCCGGAAGGTCCGAACATCGGCCTGATCAACTCGCTCGCGACCTTCGCGCGCGTGAACAAGTACGGCTTCGTCGAGACGCCGTACCGCAAGGTCAAGGACGGCCGCGTCACCGACGAGGTCGTGTACCTGTCGGCGATGGAAGAGGGGCGCTACACGGTCGCGCAGGCCAACGTGCCGCTCGACCCGAAGGGCCGCTTCACCGAAGACCTCGTGGTCTGCCGTCATGCCGGCGAAGTCTTGCCGGTGACGCCGGACAAGGTCGACTACATGGACGTGTCGCCGAAGCAGCTGGTTTCGGTCGCCGCGGCGCTGATCCCGTTCCTCGAGAACGACGACGCCAACCGCGCGCTGATGGGCTCGAACATGCAGCGCCAGGCGGTGCCGCTGGTTCGCGCCGAGGCGCCGTTCGTCGGCACCGGCATGGAAGGCGTGGTTGCGCGCGACTCGGGGGCTGCGATCGCGGCGCGTCGTTCGGGCGTGATCGACCAGATCGACGCCACCCGCGTCGTCATCCGCGCCACCGAGGATCTCGATCCGACCAAGTCGGGCGTCGATATCTACCGCCTGATGAAGTACCAGCGCTCCAACCAGTCGACCTGCATCAACCAGCGTCCGCTGGTGAAGGTCGGCGACATCGTCAAGAAGGGCGACATCATCGCCGACGGTCCGTCGACAGATCTCGGTGAGCTCGCTCTGGGGCGCAACGTGCTCGTCGCGTTCATGCCGTGGAACGGCTACAATTTTGAAGACTCGATCCTGCTCTCTGAGCGGATCGTGAAGGAAGACGTCTTCACCTCGATTCACATCGAGGAATTCGAGGTGATGGCCCGCGACACCAAGCTCGGACCCGAGGAAATTACCCGCGACATCCCGAACGTCTCGGAAGAAGCGCTCAAGAACCTCGACGAAGCCGGTATCGTCTACATCGGTGCGGAAGTGCGCGCCGGCGACATCCTGGTCGGCAAGATCACGCCGAAGGGCGAGAGCCCGATGACGCCGGAAGAGAAGCTGCTGCGCGCCATCTTCGGCGAGAAGGCCTCAGACGTCCGCGACACCTCGCTGCGCGTTCCCCCGGGCGTGCAGGGCACCATCGTCGAAGTGCGCGTGTTCAACCGCCACGGCGTCGACAAGGACGAGCGTGCGCTGGCGATCGAGCGGGAGGAGATCGAGCGTCTGGCCAAGGACCGCGACGACGAGCAGGCGATCCTGGACCGCAACGTCTACAACCGTCTTGCCGAGCTGCTCGAAGGGCGGCAGGGCATCGCAGGCCCCAAGGGCTTCAAGAAGGACACCAAGATCACCCGTGCGGTGCTCGAGGAGTACCCGAAGTCGCAGTGGTGGCTGTTCGCTTCGCCGAACGACAAGCTGATGGCCGAGATCGAGGCCATGCGGAAGCAGTACGACGAGTCGAAGAAGGGGCTTGAGCAGCGCTTCCTCGACAAGGTCGAGAAGCTTCAGCGCGGCGACGAATTGCCGCCCGGCGTGATGAAGATGGTCAAGGTCTTCGTCGCGGTGAAGCGCAAGATCCAGCCCGGCGACAAGATGGCCGGCCGCCACGGCAACAAGGGCGTGGTGTCGAAGATCGTGCCGATCGAGGACATGCCGTTCCTCGAAGACGGCACGCATGCCGACATCGTGCTCAATCCGCTCGGCGTGCCCTCGCGCATGAACGTCGGGCAGATCCTCGAGACCCATCTCGGCTGGGCCTGCGCCGGCCTCGGCAAGCGGATCGGCCAGACGGTCGATGCGTACCTGTCGAAGCAGGACATCAAGCCGCTGAAGGAGACCTTGAAGAAGGTCTACGGCGACGACGAGACGATCAAGTCGCTCAACGACAATGAGCTGATCGAGCTCGGCCACAACCTGAGCCGCGGCGTGCCGATCGCGACGCCGGTGTTCGACGGCGCCAAGGAAGCCGACATCGAGGAGATGCTGAAGCTTGCCGGTCTCGACGCCTCGGGCCAGTCGACCGTCTATGACGGCCGCACCGGCGATCCGTTCGATCGCAAGGTGACGGTGGGCTACATCTACATGCTCAAGCTGCACCATCTGGTCGACGACAAGATCCACGCGCGTTCGATCGGTCCGTACTCGCTCGTCACCCAGCAGCCGCTGGGCGGCAAGGCGCAGTTCGGCGGCCAGCGCTTCGGCGAAATGGAGGTGTGGGCGCTCGAGGCCTACGGCGCGGCGTACACGCTCCAGGAGATGCTGACGGTGAAGTCGGACGACGTCGCCGGCCGTACCAAGGTCTACGAGGCGATCGTGCGCGGCGACGACACGTTCGAGGCCGGTATTCCGGAATCGTTCAACGTGCTGGTCAAGGAAATGCGCTCGCTCGGCCTCAACGTCGACCTGCACAATTCCAAGGTGGGACCGGCGCCGACGTCGGAAGCGGCCGAGTAA